A single genomic interval of Streptomyces showdoensis harbors:
- a CDS encoding MFS transporter: MKNFVQLVRELPTAVRIMLLCAMARAISFFGILAYLPIYLHDSLGMNGATIGYVLGVCLLVGTFVSVYGGYLADRFVKVDFMIVLDVLLTGLYGALPFLDSPVLVIGLLLVANTASSSMSVTANALLADLLPSENRAKVFSLRYSLQNIGAAVGPFLAVAMVKAGTGGPFWLAAGVIFAALLPLLIFRGLFTAGTAEGKGAEDAEDSDDESMNFREVLRVMRADRRLGLFTLGGILSIVVYGPLLTYMSQYLGMVESRDTALRLVAYISAANAIVVISTQYVIGSRLKEKTLLRWLTWGTGAFVLGLIGLALSTEVWIIVAAIVVFTIGEVIVVPAEYMFIDNIAPANLRGSYFGAQNLVHIGVAIGPIICGFLLVHASPAAMFAALIVLVVAGWWFYVLGCRASAPATASETEAVRSA, translated from the coding sequence ATGAAGAACTTCGTCCAGCTCGTCCGCGAACTGCCCACCGCCGTACGGATCATGCTGCTCTGCGCGATGGCGCGCGCGATCAGCTTCTTCGGCATCCTCGCCTATCTGCCGATCTACCTGCACGACTCGCTCGGCATGAACGGCGCCACCATCGGCTACGTCCTGGGCGTCTGCCTGCTGGTCGGCACCTTCGTCAGCGTCTACGGCGGCTATCTGGCCGACCGGTTCGTCAAGGTCGACTTCATGATCGTCCTGGACGTGCTGCTCACCGGCCTCTACGGCGCGCTGCCCTTCCTGGACTCCCCGGTCCTGGTCATCGGCCTGCTCCTGGTCGCCAACACGGCCTCCTCCTCGATGAGCGTCACCGCCAACGCGCTCCTCGCCGACCTGCTCCCCTCGGAGAACCGCGCCAAGGTGTTCTCGCTGCGCTACTCGCTGCAGAACATCGGCGCGGCCGTCGGCCCCTTCCTCGCCGTGGCGATGGTCAAGGCGGGCACCGGCGGGCCGTTCTGGCTCGCGGCCGGCGTCATCTTCGCCGCGCTGCTGCCGCTGCTGATCTTCCGCGGGCTGTTCACGGCGGGCACGGCGGAGGGCAAGGGCGCCGAGGACGCCGAGGACTCCGACGACGAGTCGATGAACTTCCGCGAGGTGCTGCGGGTCATGCGGGCCGACCGCCGGCTCGGCCTCTTCACCCTCGGCGGCATCCTCAGCATCGTGGTCTACGGGCCGCTGCTGACCTACATGTCCCAGTACCTGGGCATGGTCGAGTCCCGGGACACCGCGCTGCGGCTGGTCGCCTACATCTCGGCCGCCAACGCGATCGTCGTGATCTCCACCCAGTACGTCATCGGCAGCCGGCTCAAGGAGAAGACCCTGCTGCGCTGGCTCACCTGGGGCACCGGGGCCTTCGTCCTCGGCCTGATCGGACTGGCGCTGTCCACCGAGGTGTGGATCATCGTCGCCGCGATCGTCGTCTTCACCATCGGCGAGGTCATCGTGGTCCCCGCCGAGTACATGTTCATCGACAACATCGCTCCCGCGAACCTTCGCGGCAGCTACTTCGGCGCGCAGAACCTCGTCCACATCGGGGTCGCGATCGGTCCGATCATCTGTGGCTTCCTCCTCGTGCACGCCTCCCCGGCCGCGATGTTCGCCGCACTGATCGTCCTGGTCGTCGCCGGCTGGTGGTTCTACGTCCTGGGCTGCCGCGCCTCCGCCCCCGCCACCGCATCGGAAACCGAAGCCGTGAGGTCAGCATGA
- a CDS encoding 4'-phosphopantetheinyl transferase family protein: MIEELLPRPVATAEAFGDPAGAPVPFPGEEHLLARAVPARRREFTTARTCARRALGGLGLPPVAIPYAEPSRAPRWPDGIVGSITHCAGYRAAAVARDTDLVALGFDAEPHAALDNTGVLHLVTGAEERAHLAELAALRPEIHWDRALFSAKESVFKAWSPLTGRWLDFSEATVVFRPDDSTFTARLLVEGPVVDGVRLTGFEGGFLVRDGLVLTATTVRRPDNGPDPHHRSRGQL; encoded by the coding sequence ATGATCGAGGAACTGCTGCCCCGGCCGGTCGCGACCGCGGAAGCGTTCGGCGACCCGGCCGGGGCGCCGGTCCCCTTCCCGGGCGAGGAGCACCTGCTCGCCCGCGCCGTCCCCGCGCGGCGACGCGAGTTCACCACCGCCCGGACCTGTGCCCGGCGGGCCCTCGGCGGGCTGGGCCTGCCCCCGGTCGCCATCCCGTACGCGGAGCCCTCCCGGGCCCCGCGGTGGCCGGACGGGATCGTCGGGAGCATCACCCACTGCGCCGGCTACCGGGCGGCGGCCGTCGCCCGGGACACGGACCTGGTGGCGCTCGGCTTCGACGCCGAACCGCACGCCGCGCTCGACAACACCGGGGTGCTGCACCTGGTCACCGGCGCCGAGGAGCGGGCCCACCTCGCCGAACTGGCCGCGCTCCGGCCGGAGATCCACTGGGACCGGGCCCTGTTCAGCGCCAAGGAGAGCGTCTTCAAGGCCTGGTCGCCGCTGACCGGGCGGTGGCTGGACTTCAGCGAGGCCACGGTCGTCTTCCGGCCGGACGACTCGACCTTCACCGCCCGGCTGCTCGTCGAGGGCCCCGTGGTGGACGGCGTACGGCTGACCGGGTTCGAAGGAGGGTTTCTCGTCAGGGACGGGCTGGTCCTCACGGCCACGACGGTACGGCGGCCCGACAATGGCCCCGATCCGCACCACCGATCGAGGGGACAGCTGTGA